The genomic interval TGAGGCAAGCTATCTCAGCCTCTTGTAATTGAAAGCGCACTACTCATTCaccctttctttctttctctcctcGAATAATTATGATGACAATAATTAAGCAAAGGGAAGAAAGATggtaaaaaaagaagaatcaCTACCTAATTTGTCAACTGTGCAAGTCTTACCTTCCCTCctttttcctctctctctctctctctgtttctctctGTCTCATTTTCCAAGTCCAAAGACTTTAACTTTAGCAACTGAAATCCATGGGGAGAGGATCAAAAGATCAAGAAACAAGAAGATGAAAGAGGATGCTTTACTTACCAATATAAAAGGAATATCATCAGCTCAAATGTGGGgagtctttgtttcttttttataaACACATACAGCTGACCTGGGGTTGAGACTTGCAAACGCAATAAGGGGAGTGGAGATGGAAATATACCAATAACCAAAGTGGAAataaaaacagagaaaaataAGACAAGGGAAGAGggcgagggagagagagagagtagtgTAGTTGAGGAGTGAGAAATAGATGACACGTGTCAAATCTAGAAGGGCATTAAAGCATCTCCACCCATCCCATGTTGCCTGCCTGCCCTTTTCATTCTCTAATCCAAATTTTGTATCCAATTCTTTTGCAAAATACTTGGATATGTataaatatgaaaagatacaataaATATACGTTGAGATGCTGTGATGTGTTGACATGAAACCTCACAAATTTAAAGTACGGaacaaggactaaaatatcggCTATCAAAGAAGTTTCGATAGTCTGAAAAAGAGATATTTTCGATGGAAATATTGATAATATTCGATATTAATAAAACTTTCAAAAAGAATTATGGAAACTTGTAGATACTTTTGTGAGGTAATATATACAGCACCCTAGCACGGGTGGTTGAGGAGTGGTGACGTTTTCATAGCAACCCGGGTTCGACTCCCCTTGGTtgtgaattttattttgtccaatttattaaattttgggACCACGTGGAGAGAAACTATCGATGATTTCGTGAGAATTTTGTTAATATCGCGAAATATCAAGGGTTCCTCATGAAATAGTGGTGATATCACGAATTAGAATCCTCTCTGAAAgtgatattttcattttttcagtCCTTAGTACGGATTAATTCTTAAGCGATTTTAATTTTGTACATAtacataattataaaatttagaaaaaacATATCTAACTAATCACTGTGGCTGCTGACCAGTCACCACAATTGATCAAGTCTAATACCTCTATGTTACAACTGGTCCAAGTGGGGTTTTCTTGCATAATAGAGAACTAGCCTAATACTTGTCAGATGTGTTGAGATTATAGTCTGACAGTTCTCTTCAATTATAGAAATTGTGGGTGAACAACCGTAAAAAAAATGCTttatttttgggtttattCTTTGTCAAGTACATTGTTAtctctcataagaatataccTACATATAGTGGTGATTAATAAATTTTGGACAAATTAGgcaattcaaaattttaactTTTTGACTTCTCTTCTGGCTTTATTAATATAAGATATGGCACGAGATTGACTGGAATTACTTATAATTCTCTAACTTTCTTCTTTACGGAAAAAAGATGTGTTAATTGTTGTAATAACTTCTACTTGTCTCCAttttagaaaaaagaaaagtatcCTTAAATATCAGTTGGTTGGGATCTTGTaagtgttttttctttttcttaatgAAGCGGGGTGTTGATTTATTGAAGATAGTAAATGTTACATAAACATAACTAACCTAGAAGGGATATGACAAGATTAAGCCATAGGTAGGAAACACTAAATAGCCAAAAACGAAATTGAAACAATGTCATAGGCAATCTAACATGCAACAAATATGgaatgaaaagttgaaaacaaagaaactcaATGTTGTGGTAGGAACCAACACAGAATCAAATAATTTTTCTGATCTAAGAGTTACACTTACCCCATATTATGACACTCCTGGGAGTACTATTCGACACAAATAGTTCCAAACACCAACCTCTTGAATCAAGACCCTAAAGCCTTGAACCCAGGCCCAAAAGTACAAGCCCAACCGGACGTACTATGGTACATTGGTACCTAACCAGGGCTGCAGGCTCACTTATAATTTCACCCTTTCTCTTAACACGTGACAAAGTCACAAAACACATTCTAAAagatttaacaaaaaaaaaaaaaaagagtgcaGACTCCCCAATAATAAATTGAGGCATGACATTTTTACAGCTATTCCATTCATAGCTAATTCATGTTACCATTACAATGATACAATCTTACACAACACAACAGAGAAAAGTTATCTCTAAAATCGCTACTGAGTTTCTTGGTATTTGGTAATTCGCTATGAATTATGCTTGGACGGACCAGAAACTGCCACTAGAGATGGCAAAGTTATAACACTGCCAACCTGGGCAGCCAGGACACCAGTTCCAGAGTTCATAGACTACATTCTAAGTTCTAATTCACAAAAACGAAAACCTTACCTGAGTTTCACTTCCCCTTTTCGGGGTTTTTATGAAACTCTTCAGTAACTACTGTACACTTCCAATGAGGGCAGTATGCAAGCTGCAAGGCAGCTAATTCACAAAATATGCAGAGTTTAAAAAGTCTGAACTCGAATCAGAGCATATGTGTGATATCAGCGTCAGCTTGCCACTTTCTCCTCCAGCATTTGATGTCATGGTAACATAGGATCACCAGATGATGCAAGCATCTGTACCTCTGATTCTCGGGCTGCCCGTTCAGTAGTGAATTCTACACGAGCATCAGCTGCAGAAATCAACAAAAAATCAATTGACTGAGATTCATAATAGAAGACACTGGTGAATACTTATCAAACACGTGAGAAAAGTACATTCAACTCATCATGGGAGTAACAATTGCTTACCAAAAGCTTGCCGAAGCCCTTTTACAGCATCAAAGTTCTTGTATGTATAGCCAACAAAGTTTAGATCCTTGGGAGTCAATTGCAGCTGCGTGAAATGATAAGCTGATAAGGTCTAAGCATCAATATGCTCCTAAACCATATACAAGATAaccttatttatatatatatacaaacaaAGATAAATATCGGTTTTTCCGTTTCTTTTTGGACTTTCTTCAGACTTTGGTTTGTATAATAAGCGTGTTTTTGCATAGTTCATTAGCTTTGCTTAGATTTAGCTTGTATGATAGGTGGCCTGTCACATCTTGTATTTGGTCCTTGTGGCCGTGCATGGCATTGTCGCCAAATGAAGTCAATTCATTCccctcaaaataaaataaaaaaaagataaatatcGGTTTTAGATGGCAGTGATCTGAACTCTAATGTCCCTGACTTCAACTGGACAACACAACTCTGAAAAAGATTATGTATAGACACATATAGTTACAGCTAGATGCTTTCTTTTCATATGTACAGTTCTTCATGTTCACTGGTGTCAAGTTAGTAAAGCAACCTAGTACATGAAAACTTTATAACTATACCAGCTATTTACAgcatctatatatacatatatacaaaccTTCCGTGAGGGTCCTGAACCAGTTCTTGCTGATGCTGGAGGATCCAACTAATCACACATGAAAAAGACGAGATAAGGAAATATATCAGATCATCAAATTTGACACTAAATTCCAGatataacatatatgaaagaGTATCATTAGCATAAGAGTCACAGAAGAAATATTGATGATGCAGCAGAGCAAAGAAACAAGCAAATAAGAAACGCTAATACAATACCTCATCAAACTTCATAAAGTTTTGGGTATCAAGCTCCCCATTAACTTCTGGTTTGAATGCTGCCTCCATTTCATAGAGTTTGTCCCACACGATGTCCTTAAACCATGGATGAGACTGACACAACAGAGTTATACAAATGTAAGGCACAACACGTTGTTGCAAGATCCTAATAATATAGTATTCAATATGAGAGCCTCACTTTGATTTGATGTGCACCAAGTCTATGGTCAACATCACACAACAACCTGCAAATGAGATCCTTGGCTTCAAGTGTCAGTCTTGCATCTTCTGGAAACTTTAAGTGGTTTCTCCAATGAACAATCTGACAGAAATTAAGAAATAGAGTGAGACATGTTAGTCCACTTAATATCAGACCGAAAGATGGACTATATCATAGAGTATGTAATGATTCTGGAGAACAAGTTATTTCAGCATTCAGCACACCGTTTCAAGATGTAATGACATCAAACAACAACAGGTTAATAAAACCTTATATAACCTAGGATAATGCCTTAGTTAACTAGGAAAGGAACAAATCCAAGACACTTCATATGCCATGACTTATTGTACAttacttatatataattacacTTCTGTCTTGAGTTACGTTATGTATATGCTATATCAAAgtactttttattttcaagagGGAAGACTTGTAGTTGAAGAATAATGGCTTCCTCAATCTACAGTTAAACAAAGCAGGTGGAGAGATTTTGATGCATTACCAACAATATCTATACTAACCAATTGATTTTAGGTGCAAAAGCACaaatcaaaaataaaacaatgcAACAGATATAGACATGTGTGACATGTACAGATATCTAAACCATATAGATATGTGTGACATGTACAATCCAACAGTTTACAACATCTTAAACTTCTTCAGAATTTGGCCTACTCTTGACAAAATAATACTCATTACAACATCTTAAACATCTTCAGAATTTGACACTCTTGACAAAATAATATACATGATACAATTATACATCAAGACTCACCAAGATCGAAATAGTTGTACAAGAAGAGATATTCAGACATGGTTGCAAAATAGTTGGTAGGAATCATTTTGGTCAACTACAGTGTTCCATTCTCCACTAGACACAGTATGTTGGCCTTATATACATCAAACTCTAGCGAACTTAGAAAACCCATGATTATTTGCAGAACATTGGTGCTCAAAAGAGTTAAATTTATGTGAATAGTAGAATGAAGCATTTTACCTTTCTGCATGTAGTTATAGGATCATCTGAATAAAATGGAGGGTACCCAACAAGCATTTCATAAAGTATTGCTCCCAGTGACCACCTAAATGAAAAAAGTCATATCACAACAGTACTGAAAGAGAATATAAGAGTAATATGATAAGAGGAAATGAAGCATAAGCCAACCAGTCGCATTCCATCCCATATCCCTTCTTAAGTAACACCTCCGGTGCAATGTAGTCGGGTGTCCCCACAGTTGAAAATGCCTTGCAGGAAAGATTTTATAAAAAATGAATAGTGAGGGGAGAACACAAGGTCTAAGGGTGAAGGTTTACTGGGAAAAAAAGTTGAAGACACTAGCATACCAACTTCCTCCTGTTCATCTGCCAATGCTGCAGCTGTTCAAGCGGGCTTTTCCAACTATTCCTGTTATCCGCATCAGGAACACATCCATCAATATCCATCGGTTCTGCCGAATTTGCATCATCCATGGATCTATTTTCATGCAGTGCAGGTAAAGTTGTACAATCAAGAGGCTTACAGAGGCCGAAATCCGAGAGTTTCATGTGACCGTTTTTATCTAGAAGAAGGTTGTCAGGTTTAATGTCTCTGAAAATAGTGAATTATGAAGTATTGA from Argentina anserina chromosome 2, drPotAnse1.1, whole genome shotgun sequence carries:
- the LOC126783092 gene encoding uncharacterized protein LOC126783092, which encodes MEDRVEEEEEEEVLGSSLTMERVAAAKQFIENHYRAQRKNIQERKERRWVLERKLASSDVPKEVQINLIKDLERKETEFMRLKRHRICVDDFEPLTIIGRGAFGEVRLCREKKSGNIYAMKKLKKSEMLIRGQVEHVRAERNLLAEVASHCIVKLYYSFQDAEYLYLIMEYLPGGDMMTLLMREDTLTEGVAKFYIAQSVLAIESIQKHNYIHRDIKPDNLLLDKNGHMKLSDFGLCKPLDCTTLPALHENRSMDDANSAEPMDIDGCVPDADNRNSWKSPLEQLQHWQMNRRKLAFSTVGTPDYIAPEVLLKKGYGMECDWWSLGAILYEMLVGYPPFYSDDPITTCRKIVHWRNHLKFPEDARLTLEAKDLICRLLCDVDHRLGAHQIKSHPWFKDIVWDKLYEMEAAFKPEVNGELDTQNFMKFDELDPPASARTGSGPSRKLQLTPKDLNFVGYTYKNFDAVKGLRQAFADARVEFTTERAARESEVQMLASSGDPMLP